Proteins from a genomic interval of Rubinisphaera italica:
- a CDS encoding response regulator, giving the protein MKILVVDDSRTMRVIIIKALAQLGFKDVLEAGDGQEALELFKTIPVDAVLSDWNMPNMNGLEFLKEVRQLNKTIPFIMITTEAERGSVVAAVQAGVTDYVVKPFTQDALRKKLEQRIPSSV; this is encoded by the coding sequence ATGAAAATATTAGTCGTTGACGATTCACGCACGATGAGAGTCATCATCATCAAAGCTCTGGCTCAGTTGGGATTCAAAGATGTCCTTGAAGCAGGGGACGGTCAGGAGGCATTGGAACTCTTTAAAACAATCCCTGTCGATGCAGTCCTGAGTGACTGGAACATGCCGAATATGAACGGACTGGAATTTCTAAAAGAAGTCCGTCAACTCAATAAAACCATTCCTTTTATCATGATTACAACTGAAGCCGAACGAGGAAGCGTCGTTGCCGCTGTCCAGGCAGGTGTGACAGATTATGTTGTGAAGCCATTTACTCAGGATGCCTTGAGGAAAAAACTCGAACAGAGAATACCTTCGTCAGTCTAA
- a CDS encoding chemotaxis protein CheX, giving the protein MSTAIKQTSELTAKIINPLLASTKDVFEMMLDCTPTRSGLSLKTKNSPEYELSAVIGITGNALGTIVLSVKKQTALNIYESMLGTKAEEIDREVMDAIGEITNMIAGAAKAKLESLSLSISIPNLISGKGHEVHYPTGVTPICLSFDSDMGSFCVEAGFSSKD; this is encoded by the coding sequence ATGAGCACAGCAATCAAACAAACTTCTGAACTCACAGCCAAAATCATCAATCCGCTTCTGGCATCAACTAAAGATGTATTTGAAATGATGCTCGATTGTACTCCGACCCGAAGCGGCTTGTCTCTGAAAACCAAGAATAGCCCGGAGTATGAATTAAGTGCAGTGATTGGGATTACAGGAAATGCGCTCGGCACCATTGTGTTAAGTGTGAAGAAACAGACAGCACTAAATATCTATGAATCCATGCTTGGAACAAAAGCTGAAGAAATTGATCGAGAAGTGATGGATGCTATTGGGGAAATTACCAACATGATTGCGGGAGCTGCCAAAGCAAAACTGGAATCACTTTCACTCAGTATTAGTATTCCCAACCTGATTTCCGGTAAAGGTCATGAAGTTCACTATCCAACAGGCGTCACGCCAATCTGCCTGTCGTTTGACTCCGACATGGGTAGCTTTTGCGTTGAAGCTGGGTTTTCCTCAAAAGATTAG
- a CDS encoding HD-GYP domain-containing protein, with protein sequence MNDYGISEQSFESLKSVLSEGLLESDLTKLKDLMLRLGRKMIDPEYRHQYAASLGDFSQNISRKMIDYLESGKKNSVSIIRLLAKYYEILNVEGAQSVRVLNEYSKNQKLTDGAVQNSLLAMAIGQSLALSKEDIKLAGIVGLFSKLGITLLDQSVVNQPNVLNVLEKVSLMRMPLQLAELLNTLMGLNPKIPGISQQIYEFSDGSGYPRQLGEKNISPIARIIKVVDCYISLTSERPYRHAVNRHVALVFLLKLVRDGKIEPRSVDALLKIIGLYPKGVQVLLSDGNKAVTVQANSDVTRPIVQVESQSEYLNLMESDLTVSKFLLDKDKNEISTLQSIPG encoded by the coding sequence ATGAACGATTACGGAATTTCAGAGCAATCTTTTGAATCGTTAAAATCAGTGTTAAGCGAAGGATTGCTGGAAAGTGATTTGACGAAGCTAAAGGATTTGATGCTCAGGCTGGGGCGGAAAATGATTGATCCTGAATATCGCCATCAGTATGCAGCCAGTCTGGGAGATTTCAGTCAGAATATCTCCCGTAAGATGATTGACTATTTGGAATCAGGAAAAAAAAACAGTGTCTCGATTATCAGACTGCTGGCGAAGTACTATGAAATTCTTAACGTCGAAGGTGCTCAATCCGTTCGTGTCTTAAACGAATATTCAAAAAATCAAAAATTGACAGACGGAGCTGTTCAAAACAGCCTGCTCGCAATGGCTATTGGGCAATCACTTGCATTGAGTAAAGAAGATATCAAGTTGGCTGGGATCGTTGGTCTTTTCTCAAAATTGGGGATTACTTTACTGGATCAATCGGTGGTCAACCAACCCAACGTATTGAATGTTCTTGAAAAAGTTTCACTCATGCGAATGCCACTTCAACTTGCAGAGCTGTTGAATACGCTAATGGGGTTAAATCCCAAAATCCCAGGCATTTCACAGCAGATTTATGAATTTTCGGATGGCTCTGGATATCCAAGACAGCTCGGTGAGAAAAACATCAGCCCCATTGCCCGTATTATTAAAGTTGTCGATTGTTACATATCTCTCACTTCTGAAAGACCGTATCGACACGCTGTCAACCGGCATGTTGCACTCGTCTTCCTGCTGAAACTGGTTCGGGATGGAAAAATTGAGCCACGATCCGTCGATGCACTGCTTAAGATAATCGGGCTCTATCCTAAGGGCGTGCAGGTCCTTTTAAGTGATGGAAATAAAGCTGTAACAGTTCAGGCCAACAGCGATGTGACTCGCCCGATTGTTCAAGTTGAGTCTCAGAGTGAATATCTCAATCTGATGGAGAGTGATCTGACAGTGTCTAAGTTTTTGCTCGACAAAGACAAAAATGAGATCTCAACGCTGCAATCCATTCCGGGCTAA
- a CDS encoding YifB family Mg chelatase-like AAA ATPase: protein MLAKLLSFTLYGIDAKPVEVEVDISPGALPKTILVGLAEAAVKESTHRIERAMVNSGYVRCIDRIVINLSPADLPKEAASLDLPIALGILAASGQLDQERFSQYAAVGELALDGTLRPARGTLSMAMEARQQKMQGLLIPAENVREASVVEGVDVIPIQSLTEAVGFLNGALPIEPEPFRWEQAVDEYGRYQVDFSDVKGQEFAKRALTVAAGGNHHLLMLGPPGSGKTLLASRIATILPPLSQDESLETTRIHSATGLMAHGESLVLKRPFREPHHTVSEAGLVGGGSIPKPGEISLAHNGCLFLDELPEFNKRTLEVLRQPLESQNVTITRAVGSTTFPADFMLIAAMNPSPSGYGPDSGHRVNALQMERYLSKVSGPLLDRIDIHIEVPAVPFRELADKQEGTNSDQMKQQVLQAREIQERRFSGAPNRINGRMSPRQIRQHCRLTSDAEFFLKAAMEEMGLSARAHDRILRVSRTIADLDASELIDETHLSEAVNYRSLDRKYWS, encoded by the coding sequence ATGCTGGCCAAGTTACTCAGTTTTACTCTCTATGGCATTGATGCCAAACCGGTTGAGGTGGAAGTCGATATTTCCCCGGGGGCATTGCCGAAGACAATTCTTGTCGGTCTGGCAGAGGCTGCTGTTAAAGAAAGCACACATCGCATTGAGAGGGCGATGGTTAATAGTGGATATGTTCGATGTATCGACCGAATCGTCATCAATCTCTCGCCAGCGGATCTCCCCAAAGAAGCCGCTTCGCTCGATTTGCCAATTGCGTTGGGAATTCTAGCCGCCAGCGGGCAGCTGGATCAGGAACGATTTTCGCAATATGCAGCCGTTGGGGAACTGGCACTCGATGGCACTTTACGTCCGGCTCGCGGCACCCTCTCCATGGCGATGGAAGCCCGACAACAGAAGATGCAGGGGCTATTGATTCCAGCCGAGAATGTTCGCGAAGCGAGTGTGGTCGAGGGAGTCGATGTCATACCGATACAATCTCTGACCGAAGCAGTCGGATTTCTCAATGGCGCATTACCAATCGAACCGGAACCATTCCGTTGGGAACAGGCCGTCGACGAGTATGGCCGTTATCAAGTCGATTTTTCTGATGTTAAGGGGCAGGAATTCGCGAAGCGTGCTTTAACAGTCGCAGCTGGAGGAAATCACCATCTTTTGATGCTAGGGCCGCCAGGCTCAGGTAAGACATTGCTGGCCTCTCGAATCGCAACCATCCTGCCTCCGCTTTCACAGGATGAAAGTCTGGAGACAACGCGAATCCACTCAGCCACGGGTTTGATGGCTCATGGAGAATCCCTAGTTCTGAAACGTCCTTTTCGGGAGCCGCATCATACCGTGAGTGAAGCTGGGCTTGTGGGCGGGGGGAGTATTCCGAAGCCGGGTGAGATATCCTTGGCTCATAACGGATGTCTTTTTTTAGATGAATTGCCCGAATTCAATAAGAGAACACTCGAAGTGCTCCGACAGCCTTTGGAGAGTCAGAATGTAACGATCACTCGAGCGGTTGGCAGCACAACATTCCCGGCTGATTTCATGTTGATCGCAGCGATGAACCCCAGCCCGAGCGGTTACGGACCGGATTCAGGGCATCGGGTGAATGCTTTGCAGATGGAGCGATATCTTTCCAAAGTGAGCGGTCCGCTGCTGGATCGAATCGATATTCACATTGAAGTCCCAGCTGTTCCGTTTCGGGAACTGGCCGATAAACAGGAAGGAACCAACTCTGACCAAATGAAGCAACAGGTGTTGCAGGCTCGGGAAATTCAGGAACGCCGCTTCTCCGGGGCCCCTAATCGGATTAACGGGCGAATGTCGCCAAGACAAATCCGCCAGCATTGTCGTCTAACATCGGATGCAGAGTTTTTTCTGAAAGCAGCAATGGAAGAAATGGGCCTCTCCGCTCGCGCTCACGATCGCATCCTGAGAGTCAGCCGCACAATTGCCGACTTGGATGCGAGCGAGTTGATTGACGAAACGCATCTGAGTGAAGCGGTGAATTATCGAAGTCTGGATCGAAAATACTGGTCGTGA
- a CDS encoding outer membrane protein assembly factor BamB family protein — protein MNHRSKRRSFSILLYLFLAICSGGLAGLWFGAFTSLMIATPEGPNSLRKFVPIELRQTQTALDRTIDANWTQLFGPLGNSCMPDANAREIGWSGAEPEIVWRKEIGTGYSSPIIAVHQAIVLHRLGNEEVASVYDLKEGTLNWEYRYPTSYVCPNPPHSSGPYSTPLVDGNFVYLQSAEGVLRCLSLEEGVLIWQRNYTKDFNVSRNVFAVGHTPTLDGEQLILNIGGKPDAGVIAIDKQNGDVLWTATDFGASYAKPVLATIHDQRICFVLTAEEAVALNPDTGDVHWHFPFKAIAEDFVNATTPVVCGDVVIFTAYQAGTIYLRVQPDGQYEELRKDKRTLVSQFNPLTCLDGKLFGWHFSDKSFRCVDLASGQLQWKWVSGLGRGTHLISGESIFLIGESGKVAVVQRNPQELVILEKPTEPILKEPAFSAPAMSEGMILIRNEEELVCLKVVE, from the coding sequence ATGAACCATCGCTCAAAACGCCGTTCTTTTTCCATCTTGCTTTATTTATTTCTCGCGATTTGCTCGGGAGGCCTGGCCGGTTTGTGGTTTGGTGCCTTCACTTCCTTGATGATCGCGACTCCAGAAGGCCCCAATTCCCTCCGCAAATTCGTTCCAATTGAACTCCGGCAAACTCAAACTGCGCTTGATAGAACTATCGATGCGAACTGGACTCAACTTTTCGGGCCACTGGGCAACAGTTGTATGCCCGATGCAAATGCCCGGGAGATTGGCTGGTCGGGAGCCGAACCGGAAATTGTGTGGCGTAAAGAGATCGGTACGGGCTACAGTTCCCCCATCATCGCAGTTCATCAGGCGATTGTTTTGCATCGCCTGGGAAACGAAGAAGTTGCATCCGTCTATGATTTAAAAGAGGGAACTCTGAACTGGGAGTATCGCTATCCAACCAGCTACGTATGCCCGAACCCACCACACAGCAGTGGTCCTTACAGCACTCCGCTGGTCGATGGAAATTTCGTTTATCTCCAAAGTGCCGAAGGCGTCTTGCGATGTCTATCACTTGAAGAAGGGGTATTGATCTGGCAACGGAATTATACCAAAGACTTCAACGTTTCCAGGAATGTCTTTGCTGTCGGGCATACCCCAACACTGGATGGTGAACAACTCATCCTCAATATCGGCGGCAAGCCTGATGCCGGAGTCATTGCCATCGATAAACAGAATGGAGATGTTCTCTGGACAGCGACCGATTTCGGTGCTTCCTATGCCAAGCCCGTACTGGCAACAATTCACGATCAGCGAATCTGCTTTGTGCTGACGGCTGAAGAAGCGGTGGCCTTGAATCCTGATACTGGAGATGTTCACTGGCATTTCCCTTTCAAAGCAATAGCCGAGGATTTCGTCAACGCAACCACGCCAGTCGTTTGTGGGGATGTTGTGATTTTCACTGCGTATCAGGCAGGAACCATTTATTTACGCGTTCAGCCGGATGGCCAATATGAAGAACTTCGTAAAGACAAACGCACGCTCGTCAGCCAGTTCAATCCGCTTACATGCCTCGATGGAAAACTTTTCGGCTGGCATTTTTCCGACAAAAGTTTCCGCTGTGTCGATCTGGCCTCCGGTCAACTCCAGTGGAAATGGGTTTCCGGCCTGGGGCGAGGAACGCACCTCATTTCCGGGGAGTCAATTTTCCTGATTGGGGAATCGGGTAAAGTCGCCGTCGTTCAACGAAATCCTCAAGAGTTAGTCATCCTCGAGAAACCGACGGAACCAATACTGAAAGAACCCGCATTCTCTGCCCCGGCCATGTCTGAAGGAATGATCCTGATTCGCAACGAGGAAGAACTTGTCTGCCTGAAGGTCGTGGAATGA
- a CDS encoding pyruvate carboxylase, protein MKSIKKLLVANRSEIAIRIFRSATELGIRTVAIYSYEDRYALHRFKADEAYQIGREGEPIRTYLDIDSIIEQALECGADAIHPGYGFLSENPDLAKACEKAGIIFVGPSIDSLEQLGDKTTARQFAAKAGVPVLSGSGEAISSAEEGLRQSNEQGFPIILKAAKGGGGRGMRVVKSADEFISAFESAQRESLTAFGSPDVFIENFIEQARHIEVQILGDQHGNLTHLYERDCSVQRRHQKVVEIAPAPNLTAEAREMLLSSALAIGKAVGYYAAGTVEFLLDVKTNNVYFIEVNPRIQVEHTVTEEVTGFDIVKAQILVSSGHKLTDPEIGLDPENPPKPNGFAIQCRITTEDPMNNFMPDYGRVSHYRSASGMGIRLDAGSAFSGAVVNPFYDSLLVKVTAHGRTFPETARRTLRCLQEFRIRGVKTNIPFLTKVVTNEVFLKGECTTRFIDNTPDLFNLPLRKNRATRLLTYIGETIVNGNPIVKDRPVAKRRSEAPVPRYDLTKPRPTGTRDKFLELGAVDFSKWITSQQQLMFTDTTFRDAHQSLHATRFRTYDLLNIAEAYSYLCPNLFSLEMWGGATFDTSMRFLHECPWQRLADIREKVPNILTQMLLRASNAVGYTNYPDNVVEAFVKEAAQTGMDVFRVFDALNWVPNMKLAMDAVIESGMICEASICYTGDISDPKKTKYDLKYYVDLAKQLEKMGAHILAIKDMAGLCKPDSATLLVKTLKQEIGIPIHFHTHDTAGIQAASIFNAASEQLDIADAAMAPMSGGTSQPNLNTIVGALQFSDRKPELNRDDLDDIATYWRAVREYYAPFESAVLPSTSDLYRHEMPGGQYTNLFAQAQALGLSDRWSDVCDIYATVNDLFGDIVKVTPTSKAVGDMALFMVANELTAEDIMDTSRELAFPASVIDLIGGMMGQPPGGFPEKIRQIVLKDKPGLTDRPGASLPAANMENAKAEVQKLLGHEPENREVLSYLLYPKVYADFAKHQETYSDVSTLPTPVFFYGQDAGEEFAVEIEKGKTLIIKYLTKSQPHTDGTRTVFFELNGQPRDVTIADKSLEGDALQTVKADPSDPKQIGASMPGMVVTIAVNPGDKIKKGQKLFSLEAMKMESTINAEVAGTVASVHIKAGSQVNTGDLVITFE, encoded by the coding sequence ATGAAGTCGATTAAAAAGCTGCTCGTCGCCAATCGAAGTGAGATTGCTATCCGGATTTTTCGATCCGCCACCGAACTGGGAATTAGAACGGTTGCGATTTACTCTTACGAAGATCGTTATGCGTTGCATCGCTTCAAAGCCGATGAAGCCTATCAGATTGGCCGCGAAGGCGAACCGATTCGAACCTATCTGGATATCGACAGCATCATCGAACAGGCGCTCGAATGCGGAGCCGATGCCATTCATCCTGGTTACGGTTTTCTTTCAGAAAATCCCGACTTAGCCAAAGCCTGTGAGAAAGCGGGGATCATTTTTGTTGGTCCTTCCATCGATTCTCTCGAACAACTTGGCGATAAAACAACCGCGCGTCAATTTGCAGCCAAAGCAGGTGTTCCCGTTCTTTCTGGAAGCGGCGAGGCAATTTCGAGTGCCGAAGAAGGCTTGAGGCAATCGAATGAGCAGGGATTCCCAATCATTCTCAAAGCGGCCAAGGGGGGCGGTGGTCGAGGCATGCGGGTGGTCAAATCTGCCGATGAATTTATCTCGGCATTTGAATCAGCTCAACGGGAATCACTCACAGCTTTCGGTAGTCCCGATGTGTTCATTGAGAATTTCATCGAACAGGCCCGGCACATCGAAGTCCAGATTCTGGGTGATCAGCATGGCAATCTGACGCATCTTTATGAGCGAGATTGTTCGGTTCAACGTCGGCATCAGAAGGTCGTCGAAATTGCGCCTGCTCCAAATTTGACAGCTGAAGCCCGCGAAATGCTGCTCAGTTCCGCGCTGGCCATCGGGAAAGCGGTCGGTTATTACGCAGCCGGAACAGTCGAGTTCCTGCTCGATGTGAAAACGAATAATGTTTACTTCATTGAAGTGAATCCACGCATCCAGGTCGAACATACGGTGACTGAAGAAGTCACCGGATTCGATATCGTGAAAGCACAAATTCTGGTTTCTTCGGGACACAAACTGACCGACCCGGAAATTGGCCTGGATCCAGAAAATCCTCCCAAGCCAAACGGATTTGCGATCCAGTGTCGCATCACGACCGAAGATCCGATGAACAACTTTATGCCCGATTACGGCCGCGTTTCACACTATCGGTCGGCCAGTGGGATGGGGATTCGTCTTGATGCGGGAAGTGCATTTTCGGGAGCGGTTGTGAATCCGTTTTACGATTCCCTGCTCGTCAAAGTGACTGCCCACGGTCGAACATTTCCAGAAACGGCTCGAAGAACGCTGCGATGTCTTCAAGAATTTCGTATTCGAGGCGTGAAAACCAATATCCCGTTTTTGACAAAAGTTGTTACGAACGAAGTCTTCCTGAAAGGGGAGTGTACGACTCGGTTTATCGACAATACCCCCGATCTGTTCAACCTGCCTCTAAGGAAAAATCGCGCGACGCGACTGCTGACTTATATTGGCGAGACGATTGTGAATGGCAATCCCATTGTCAAAGATCGCCCTGTCGCCAAACGTCGCAGTGAAGCTCCGGTTCCGAGATATGATCTGACAAAACCTCGCCCCACAGGAACCCGGGATAAGTTCCTGGAACTTGGAGCGGTTGACTTTTCGAAGTGGATCACAAGTCAGCAGCAATTAATGTTCACCGACACGACGTTCCGGGATGCCCATCAATCTTTGCATGCGACTCGTTTCCGAACATACGATCTGCTGAATATTGCAGAGGCCTATTCTTATCTTTGTCCAAATCTGTTTTCACTGGAAATGTGGGGTGGTGCGACGTTCGATACCAGTATGCGATTTCTGCATGAATGTCCCTGGCAGAGGTTGGCGGATATTCGTGAGAAGGTGCCGAATATTCTCACGCAGATGTTGCTACGTGCCTCGAATGCGGTCGGATATACGAACTATCCCGATAACGTCGTGGAGGCTTTCGTCAAAGAAGCCGCGCAGACCGGCATGGATGTCTTCCGCGTGTTCGATGCCCTGAACTGGGTGCCGAATATGAAACTGGCGATGGATGCGGTCATTGAATCCGGGATGATTTGCGAAGCCTCCATCTGTTATACAGGTGATATTTCCGATCCGAAGAAGACGAAGTACGATCTGAAATACTATGTCGATCTGGCAAAACAGTTGGAGAAAATGGGCGCCCATATCCTGGCGATCAAAGATATGGCCGGGCTGTGCAAACCGGATTCAGCGACGCTGCTCGTCAAAACCCTGAAGCAGGAAATCGGCATTCCAATACACTTTCACACGCACGATACTGCTGGAATTCAAGCCGCCTCCATTTTTAATGCAGCCTCAGAACAACTCGATATCGCTGATGCCGCGATGGCTCCCATGTCGGGGGGGACTTCTCAACCGAACTTGAATACCATTGTCGGGGCGTTGCAGTTCAGTGATCGCAAGCCTGAATTGAATCGGGATGACCTCGATGATATCGCTACTTACTGGCGTGCGGTTCGCGAATATTACGCCCCGTTTGAGTCGGCGGTGTTGCCTTCCACATCCGATTTGTATCGCCACGAAATGCCGGGTGGGCAATATACGAACCTGTTCGCGCAAGCTCAGGCGTTAGGGCTTTCCGATCGCTGGTCGGATGTTTGCGATATCTATGCGACCGTCAATGATCTGTTTGGGGATATCGTCAAAGTGACGCCAACGTCTAAGGCGGTTGGGGACATGGCATTATTCATGGTTGCCAACGAATTGACGGCTGAGGACATCATGGATACCTCACGCGAACTCGCCTTCCCAGCTTCGGTTATCGATTTAATTGGAGGCATGATGGGCCAGCCTCCGGGAGGATTCCCAGAGAAAATTCGGCAAATCGTACTCAAAGACAAACCCGGTTTAACCGATCGTCCCGGAGCTTCGCTGCCTGCTGCCAACATGGAAAACGCAAAAGCCGAGGTGCAGAAATTGCTGGGACATGAACCGGAAAATCGGGAAGTGCTTTCGTATCTGCTTTATCCCAAGGTCTATGCCGATTTTGCAAAACATCAGGAAACCTACTCCGATGTCAGCACACTGCCGACTCCAGTCTTCTTCTACGGACAGGATGCAGGGGAAGAATTCGCGGTTGAAATTGAAAAAGGTAAAACGCTGATCATTAAGTATCTGACAAAATCACAGCCACATACGGATGGGACGCGAACCGTCTTCTTCGAATTAAACGGACAACCACGTGACGTGACCATTGCCGATAAATCACTCGAAGGAGATGCACTGCAGACGGTTAAGGCTGACCCGAGCGATCCCAAGCAGATTGGTGCCTCGATGCCCGGCATGGTCGTGACAATTGCGGTTAATCCTGGTGATAAAATCAAAAAAGGTCAAAAGCTTTTCAGTCTCGAAGCGATGAAAATGGAAAGCACGATCAATGCCGAGGTCGCAGGCACTGTCGCCTCGGTCCACATCAAGGCGGGTAGTCAAGTGAATACGGGCGATCTCGTCATTACCTTCGAGTAA
- a CDS encoding sulfatase family protein, with product MISSFIVRLNFVVIIVLLNLWNSSADAGSIDKPNIILIYTDDQGYGDVSCLNPESKFQTPNMDRIAQEGLTFTNAHCSDTVCTPSRYGLLTGRYCWRTTMKTGVLGAEHECLIDDDRMTLATLLRGQGYETAMVGKWHLGMDFPGTPQNRDWTQPVQDMPLDKGFNYFYGIPASLNYGILAWFEGRYAKVPPTQFTRKKPNDLAISDYRIQPPYQKELSKGLFEIAPDFVDSECLTRFTEKSIEYIENHTKSPNSEKPFFLYLPYTSPHKPVIPLPKFRGQGAAGAYGEFLIETDYHIGQILKCLDEHKLTKNTLVILTSDNGPENTYSKRYELYDHKSAGPYRGGKRDAYEGGHRVPFLIRWPNRIEAGRVWDGAICQTDLLATFAQLLDVTLAANAGEDSFSFLDVIVGKSNVKPRPAMIHHEMQGRFAIRNTIEGVEWKLILSHGKQERELYNLTVDRSETRNVYGENPEISRVLESEITAIIKDGRTNPGPQVPNDTGWWNDLMWMEENSLDTPDKKR from the coding sequence ATGATTTCCAGCTTCATTGTGCGGTTGAATTTTGTAGTGATCATTGTGCTGCTGAATCTCTGGAATAGCAGTGCAGATGCAGGTTCAATTGATAAGCCAAACATCATCCTGATTTACACGGACGATCAGGGCTACGGTGATGTCAGTTGCCTGAATCCGGAATCGAAGTTCCAGACGCCGAATATGGATCGGATTGCTCAGGAAGGCCTCACTTTCACCAACGCCCATTGTTCAGATACGGTTTGCACGCCGTCTCGGTATGGCCTGTTGACGGGCCGATATTGCTGGCGGACCACCATGAAAACCGGTGTGCTGGGAGCAGAGCATGAATGTTTGATCGACGATGACCGCATGACTCTTGCTACATTGTTGCGCGGGCAGGGCTACGAAACGGCGATGGTCGGCAAGTGGCATCTGGGAATGGACTTTCCGGGAACGCCACAAAATCGAGACTGGACCCAGCCCGTTCAGGATATGCCGCTCGATAAAGGATTCAATTACTTCTATGGCATCCCCGCCTCTTTGAACTATGGGATACTCGCCTGGTTCGAAGGACGATATGCAAAAGTGCCCCCCACACAATTTACGCGGAAGAAGCCAAACGATCTTGCGATCAGCGATTACCGGATTCAGCCTCCTTATCAGAAAGAACTTTCGAAGGGACTGTTTGAAATTGCTCCCGATTTTGTGGATTCGGAATGCCTCACACGTTTCACCGAGAAGTCGATTGAATACATCGAAAATCACACGAAGTCTCCAAATTCTGAGAAGCCTTTTTTTCTATACTTGCCATACACATCACCGCATAAACCGGTCATTCCCCTCCCAAAATTCCGCGGGCAGGGAGCAGCGGGAGCATACGGAGAATTTCTGATTGAGACGGATTATCACATCGGTCAAATACTTAAATGTCTCGACGAACACAAACTGACCAAAAATACGCTAGTCATTCTCACGAGCGATAACGGGCCAGAAAACACATACTCGAAGCGATACGAACTCTACGATCACAAAAGTGCCGGGCCTTATCGGGGAGGCAAACGGGACGCCTATGAAGGCGGCCATCGGGTTCCCTTTCTGATTCGCTGGCCAAATCGTATCGAGGCTGGTCGGGTGTGGGATGGTGCAATTTGTCAAACAGATCTGCTGGCCACTTTTGCACAACTTCTGGATGTCACCCTTGCAGCAAATGCCGGAGAGGACAGTTTCAGTTTTCTGGATGTCATTGTTGGCAAGTCGAATGTTAAACCGCGACCAGCCATGATTCATCATGAAATGCAGGGACGATTCGCCATTCGGAATACGATTGAGGGAGTTGAGTGGAAACTGATTCTATCTCATGGAAAGCAGGAGCGGGAACTTTACAATCTGACCGTGGATCGATCAGAAACAAGAAATGTTTACGGTGAAAATCCTGAAATCTCCAGAGTGCTGGAATCGGAGATTACGGCAATCATCAAGGATGGTCGGACGAATCCTGGACCACAGGTTCCTAACGATACGGGCTGGTGGAACGACTTGATGTGGATGGAGGAAAATTCATTAGACACCCCAGATAAAAAGCGATGA